A stretch of the Thiomicrorhabdus indica genome encodes the following:
- a CDS encoding TetR/AcrR family transcriptional regulator: MDTYHRILEAAAELFAQHGYEAVTMRDIAKASNIKAPSLYNHFQDKQHLYQTCLQWVFRQHNDQLTSVFNSDTSTESQLKSVIQLSLAKMTEDENFRLLIQRELLQNDKTRLQFLAHEVMYETCQQMEGILKNLAPNADHHFLITTLMGLVMFHVQIGPMREFLPSSDSKHHQLEYLSEGIFKLFIQNFH, translated from the coding sequence ATGGATACTTATCATCGAATTTTAGAAGCTGCTGCCGAGCTTTTTGCACAACATGGCTATGAAGCCGTTACCATGCGAGACATTGCCAAAGCAAGCAACATTAAAGCCCCCTCTTTATACAACCACTTTCAAGACAAACAACACCTCTACCAAACCTGCTTACAATGGGTTTTTCGCCAACACAATGATCAACTCACCTCAGTTTTTAATAGTGATACTTCAACCGAATCGCAACTAAAGTCAGTCATTCAACTTAGCCTTGCCAAAATGACCGAAGATGAAAACTTTCGCCTATTGATTCAACGTGAATTACTCCAAAATGATAAAACTCGCCTACAGTTTTTAGCGCATGAAGTCATGTATGAAACCTGTCAACAAATGGAAGGCATTCTAAAGAACCTAGCTCCAAATGCGGATCATCATTTTTTGATTACTACCCTAATGGGTTTAGTGATGTTTCATGTCCAAATTGGACCTATGCGAGAATTCCTACCGAGTAGCGATTCCAAGCATCATCAACTTGAGTACCTCAGCGAAGGCATTTTCAAACTATTTATTCAAAACTTCCATTAA
- a CDS encoding MBL fold metallo-hydrolase, which produces MNKRLIASTILTGSLALQGLGNAQASELDPYLAGFAAYAKESSSLSGSVEQYIKDVQKTQKQAGYIGKTLDLPQPTKVMNGVYTVVGSLIWHTPENYGLNNNLSWVEFEDGVFVFNAGPNPAVAASFHKIIQKHTNKPVKWVAVENSQGHAYLGASYWVDKGVKNLYSNEQANSDFDNGYEMIKASWARRVGENITLSARNVSDKFTTFEDKLVIDVGGGETIEFLNFGPGHTPGSTLAYIPSRNLLFTGDVAYNTRSLAFFSYTNTGYWIDTFKAMKAAMPEDVTVIPGHGAPTDMATITKDTLGYLEFLHAEVNKKIAEGGTEEDMGSIDQSAYKDRPVFEQTAEQNAVHVYKELTGGDMGLSFE; this is translated from the coding sequence ATGAATAAGCGATTGATAGCGAGCACAATTTTAACCGGAAGTCTTGCCCTCCAAGGACTCGGTAATGCTCAAGCTTCAGAGCTAGATCCTTATTTGGCTGGATTTGCCGCCTATGCAAAAGAAAGCTCTTCATTAAGCGGTTCAGTAGAACAATACATCAAAGATGTTCAAAAAACCCAAAAGCAAGCTGGCTACATCGGCAAAACCTTAGATTTACCACAACCAACTAAAGTTATGAACGGTGTTTACACCGTGGTCGGTAGTTTAATTTGGCACACGCCTGAAAACTACGGCCTGAACAACAACCTTTCTTGGGTAGAATTTGAAGATGGCGTATTCGTTTTCAATGCCGGCCCGAACCCTGCTGTTGCTGCAAGTTTCCATAAAATAATTCAGAAACACACCAATAAGCCAGTCAAATGGGTAGCCGTAGAAAACTCTCAAGGTCATGCCTACTTGGGAGCAAGTTACTGGGTGGACAAAGGGGTTAAAAACCTTTACTCGAATGAGCAGGCAAACAGTGATTTCGATAATGGCTATGAAATGATTAAAGCGAGTTGGGCACGCCGAGTGGGTGAAAATATTACACTCTCTGCCCGTAATGTCAGTGACAAATTCACAACCTTTGAGGATAAATTAGTCATCGATGTCGGTGGCGGTGAAACCATTGAATTTCTAAACTTTGGACCAGGCCACACTCCAGGGTCAACCTTAGCTTACATCCCAAGTCGAAATTTGTTATTCACCGGTGATGTTGCCTATAATACACGCTCCCTTGCCTTCTTCTCCTACACGAACACAGGTTACTGGATTGATACTTTCAAAGCCATGAAAGCCGCAATGCCTGAAGATGTCACAGTGATTCCTGGTCATGGTGCGCCAACCGATATGGCGACCATTACCAAAGATACGCTTGGTTACTTGGAGTTCCTGCACGCGGAAGTGAATAAGAAAATTGCAGAAGGCGGAACCGAGGAAGATATGGGTTCAATTGACCAATCTGCTTACAAAGACCGCCCTGTATTCGAACAAACCGCTGAACAAAATGCCGTCCATGTTTATAAAGAATTAACAGGGGGAGATATGGGACTAAGTTTTGAATAA
- a CDS encoding tRNA 2-thiocytidine biosynthesis TtcA family protein, whose translation MKLTKKERTKDWIKPPKAIMKPVGRAMAQFKMLRDGDRVMLGLSGGKDSLALLVILKHLQRHAPVKFELAACTIDPEIPGFDPSPLKEWVEQKIGVQYFYESEDLVALADKHMKGDSFCSFCSRQKRGKLYTTCRREGYNVLALAQHLDDLAESFIMSAFNAGQLRTMKAHYLNDDGDIRIIRPLVRVRENQTRDFATAAGLPVIPDNCPACYAKPQQRQEMKQLLLAQEQKNKHLYANLWTAMQPLIADDNHDGLANLDELTGLGNGK comes from the coding sequence ATGAAGTTGACTAAAAAAGAACGTACAAAAGATTGGATTAAACCACCGAAAGCCATTATGAAGCCAGTGGGTCGTGCCATGGCGCAATTCAAAATGTTGCGTGATGGTGATCGAGTGATGTTGGGATTGTCAGGAGGAAAAGACTCTTTGGCGTTGTTAGTGATTTTAAAGCACCTACAACGCCATGCACCGGTGAAATTTGAATTGGCTGCTTGCACTATTGACCCGGAAATTCCAGGGTTTGATCCTTCGCCTTTGAAAGAGTGGGTGGAGCAAAAAATTGGTGTGCAGTACTTCTATGAGTCAGAAGATTTGGTTGCTTTGGCTGATAAGCATATGAAAGGGGACTCCTTTTGTAGCTTTTGTTCCCGACAAAAGCGCGGCAAGCTCTATACGACTTGTCGACGAGAGGGTTATAACGTCTTAGCTTTGGCTCAGCACTTAGATGATTTGGCGGAAAGTTTTATTATGTCGGCGTTTAATGCCGGTCAGCTAAGAACCATGAAGGCGCATTATCTGAATGATGATGGCGATATTCGCATTATTCGTCCGCTGGTTCGTGTTCGTGAAAATCAAACGCGCGATTTTGCGACTGCGGCTGGCTTGCCGGTTATTCCTGATAATTGCCCTGCCTGTTACGCGAAGCCACAACAACGCCAAGAGATGAAGCAGTTATTATTGGCACAGGAGCAAAAAAATAAGCACCTCTATGCCAATTTGTGGACAGCGATGCAACCGTTAATTGCTGATGACAATCATGATGGCTTGGCAAATCTTGATGAACTTACTGGGTTAGGAAATGGCAAATAA
- a CDS encoding lysophospholipid acyltransferase family protein, with translation MANKSRKARDFAAKVTIGLLKVLSWLPLSVSQFFGKLTGRLMSMTNNKQRFIASANISAAYPKLNENQRKSMVNKVLKHNAQSIFELGAMWFWPEKKINSIIRHVHGKEYLQAAFDQGQGVIVLAPHIGNWELMGCYLSMHYPSTFMYQPPKLAPIEQPMRQSRMRFGAALAPTDLCGVKQVMKALKSNQLTAILPDQDAGENGVHAPFMGHPVRTMTLISRLLQKTKAACVLAVALRDSKGSFELHFMPADREGLENVDQLQAALSLNQAVEQCVALAPEQYLWTYKRFKGQPEGAPDIYRTS, from the coding sequence ATGGCAAATAAATCGAGAAAAGCCAGAGATTTTGCTGCAAAAGTCACCATTGGCTTATTAAAGGTTTTGTCTTGGCTTCCGTTATCGGTTTCACAATTTTTTGGAAAATTAACCGGCCGGTTAATGTCAATGACCAACAACAAACAACGCTTTATTGCGAGTGCAAATATCTCCGCAGCTTATCCCAAGCTGAATGAAAATCAGCGAAAATCAATGGTGAACAAGGTTCTCAAACATAATGCCCAGTCGATATTTGAATTAGGGGCAATGTGGTTTTGGCCTGAGAAAAAGATTAACTCAATTATTCGCCATGTTCATGGCAAAGAATACTTGCAGGCAGCCTTTGATCAAGGGCAAGGCGTGATTGTTTTGGCTCCTCACATTGGCAATTGGGAGTTGATGGGCTGTTATTTGTCGATGCACTATCCATCCACTTTTATGTATCAGCCGCCGAAATTAGCGCCGATTGAGCAACCCATGCGCCAGTCAAGAATGCGTTTTGGTGCGGCTTTGGCTCCAACAGATTTGTGTGGAGTAAAGCAAGTAATGAAGGCATTAAAGTCGAATCAGTTGACGGCAATTTTGCCAGACCAAGATGCAGGAGAAAATGGTGTTCATGCTCCTTTTATGGGGCATCCTGTCCGCACCATGACATTAATTAGTCGATTATTGCAAAAAACCAAAGCAGCCTGTGTTTTGGCGGTCGCTTTGCGTGATTCAAAAGGCTCATTTGAGTTGCACTTTATGCCAGCAGATCGAGAAGGGCTAGAGAATGTGGATCAGCTTCAAGCTGCACTGTCTTTGAATCAAGCGGTAGAGCAGTGCGTTGCGCTGGCACCAGAGCAATACCTTTGGACCTATAAACGATTTAAAGGTCAGCCGGAAGGTGCACCTGATATTTATCGAACTTCCTAA
- a CDS encoding class I SAM-dependent methyltransferase — protein MTKNKTLPAGEKWDLKYSDSDLNTPTTPCYALKEHSHLLPFYGKALDLACGLGGNARFLAQCGLKVDAWDISDNALTILNNWASLNHLPIQPLLTDLKQMLLPYQQYDVIVVSRYLDRKLFKQIEQALKPNGLLFYQSFLEPMQENAPKNPDFYLKSGELTQSFKNLQCLINGEGWLNDSIQQDAPKYRYSWFVGKKP, from the coding sequence ATGACAAAAAACAAAACTCTACCGGCCGGTGAAAAATGGGATTTGAAATATTCTGACAGTGATTTGAACACTCCAACGACTCCATGCTATGCATTGAAGGAGCACAGCCACCTTTTACCGTTTTATGGCAAAGCGCTTGATTTGGCTTGTGGCTTGGGTGGAAATGCACGATTTTTAGCACAATGCGGTCTAAAGGTTGATGCTTGGGATATTTCAGATAACGCTCTCACCATACTAAACAACTGGGCGAGTTTAAATCACTTGCCGATTCAGCCACTCCTAACCGATCTTAAACAGATGCTTCTGCCTTATCAGCAATACGATGTCATTGTCGTCAGCCGCTATCTTGACCGAAAACTCTTCAAACAAATTGAACAAGCCTTAAAGCCGAATGGTTTATTGTTCTATCAGAGTTTTTTAGAACCCATGCAGGAAAATGCACCCAAAAATCCAGATTTTTACCTTAAAAGCGGCGAACTCACACAATCTTTCAAAAACCTGCAATGCTTGATCAATGGCGAAGGCTGGTTGAATGATTCAATTCAACAGGACGCACCGAAATATCGCTACAGTTGGTTTGTTGGTAAAAAGCCCTAA
- a CDS encoding TrkH family potassium uptake protein: MHSKIISKVIGLLLMIFSLSLVPPVMISLIYQDGGLTAFLSVMLGILLLGSLMWWPVRNYKQELKVRDGFLVVVLFWTVLGFAGALPLYIETEVPLSLTDAIFESFSGLTTTGATVLSGLDSMPHAILWYRQQLQWMGGLGIIVLAVAVLPILGIGGMQLYRAEMPGPVKDSKIAPRISETAKALWYIYLGLTITCAVAYWMAGMNWFDAFSHSFSTVAIGGFSTHDASIGHFDSIAIEAIAVFFMFLAGINFALHFTAFRNLSGKHYYRDPEFKVYAALLILATTVVVSYLYLQNVYSTWEEAFRYGVFQTVSIATTTGFANADFAAWPSFLPVLLIFMSFIGGSAGSTAGGMKVIRFVLLFKQGLRELKSLLHPNAILPVKLANKTIPEKVMTAVWGFLAVYVFSFAVIMLAVMALGVDQVTAFSAVAAMMNNLGPGLGEVAANFSTMSDPVKWILTFAMLLGRLEIFTLLVLFTAAFWRS; encoded by the coding sequence ATGCACTCAAAAATCATTTCTAAAGTCATTGGTTTATTACTCATGATTTTCAGCCTCAGTCTTGTTCCCCCTGTCATGATTTCACTAATTTATCAAGATGGTGGTCTGACGGCATTTCTCAGCGTTATGCTTGGTATTTTATTACTCGGTTCACTGATGTGGTGGCCTGTTCGCAATTACAAACAAGAACTCAAAGTTAGAGACGGGTTCTTAGTCGTTGTACTCTTCTGGACTGTACTAGGCTTTGCAGGAGCCTTACCTCTGTATATTGAAACCGAAGTCCCCTTGAGTCTGACCGATGCAATATTTGAGAGTTTTTCAGGCCTTACAACGACCGGTGCAACTGTTCTCAGTGGGCTTGATTCCATGCCCCATGCAATTCTTTGGTATCGCCAACAACTCCAATGGATGGGTGGCTTAGGAATTATCGTTTTAGCGGTCGCAGTTTTACCAATTCTAGGGATCGGGGGCATGCAGCTTTATCGTGCTGAAATGCCCGGCCCTGTCAAAGATTCTAAAATCGCGCCACGAATTTCAGAAACCGCTAAAGCGCTTTGGTACATATATTTAGGTTTAACCATCACCTGTGCAGTCGCATACTGGATGGCGGGGATGAACTGGTTCGATGCGTTTTCCCATAGCTTTTCCACTGTTGCTATTGGAGGCTTCTCAACTCATGACGCAAGTATTGGTCACTTTGACAGCATAGCAATCGAAGCCATCGCCGTTTTCTTTATGTTCCTTGCCGGCATCAACTTTGCACTTCATTTCACAGCATTTCGAAACCTGAGCGGTAAACACTATTACCGAGATCCTGAATTCAAAGTCTATGCTGCTTTACTAATTTTAGCGACCACGGTGGTGGTGAGTTACTTATACTTGCAAAACGTCTACTCGACTTGGGAAGAAGCTTTTCGCTACGGAGTTTTCCAGACCGTCTCCATTGCCACCACTACAGGCTTTGCCAATGCTGATTTTGCTGCTTGGCCAAGTTTCTTGCCGGTACTACTTATCTTCATGAGTTTTATTGGCGGAAGCGCCGGCTCAACCGCAGGTGGAATGAAAGTAATTCGTTTTGTTTTGCTCTTTAAACAAGGCCTTCGCGAGCTCAAAAGCCTACTTCATCCCAATGCGATTTTGCCGGTCAAGCTGGCTAACAAAACCATTCCTGAAAAAGTCATGACCGCTGTTTGGGGCTTTTTAGCCGTATATGTTTTCAGTTTTGCAGTGATCATGCTCGCAGTCATGGCACTGGGTGTTGACCAAGTGACCGCCTTCTCAGCTGTTGCTGCCATGATGAACAATCTGGGTCCTGGGCTTGGCGAAGTCGCAGCAAATTTCTCAACAATGAGTGATCCGGTAAAATGGATTCTGACCTTTGCAATGTTGCTTGGACGTCTAGAAATCTTTACGCTGTTAGTCCTATTTACTGCTGCCTTCTGGCGCTCTTAG
- the trkA gene encoding Trk system potassium transporter TrkA has protein sequence MNIVILGAGQVGSSVAEQLANENHDITVVDLDRLHLQRLQDRLDIRTVQGHASHPDVLMQAGLEEADMLIAATQNDETNIVACQLAHMMYKTQTKIARVRGRSYLEHPQLFDRSENSNALAIDFLISPESIVTDYILQLIEYPGSLQVIDFHDGKLRLVAMKVYPDGQMNHQPIRDLKQLLPASVKLRLVAIYRQQQVIMPKGDVVIEAGDEIFFLSETKHIPTILQEFRKRRVKPSRNIMIGGGGNIGFHLAQALEQDHQVKMIDHTMQQARENAEKLDQTIIIHGDIADKDLLIEENIDEIDLFIAVTNSDEANIISGMLAKKLGVRRVIALVNNQSYVEMIQLNGIDIAISADSITTNNLLHYTRQGDTIKAVTLRRGAAEAVEVVAHGSENTSKIIGRTIAEIPWPDNITVGAIIREEKVIIAHRDVEIMAEDHMIIFITDSSSNDALNELVNPKDSSWLS, from the coding sequence ATGAACATTGTCATTTTAGGAGCTGGCCAAGTCGGCAGTTCGGTTGCAGAACAACTCGCGAATGAAAACCATGATATTACCGTGGTTGACCTTGATCGATTGCATTTACAACGCCTTCAAGACCGTCTTGATATACGCACTGTTCAAGGGCATGCGTCTCATCCGGATGTTTTAATGCAAGCAGGTTTGGAAGAAGCAGACATGCTCATTGCCGCAACACAAAACGATGAAACCAATATCGTTGCATGTCAATTAGCGCACATGATGTACAAAACCCAAACCAAAATTGCCCGTGTTCGTGGCCGATCTTACTTAGAACATCCTCAATTATTTGACCGGTCTGAAAATAGCAATGCTTTGGCCATCGACTTTTTAATTAGCCCTGAAAGCATTGTAACTGACTACATTCTTCAGCTCATTGAATACCCAGGATCTCTACAAGTTATTGACTTTCATGATGGAAAATTACGCTTAGTAGCGATGAAAGTCTATCCAGATGGACAAATGAACCATCAACCTATTCGAGATTTGAAGCAATTACTTCCCGCTTCAGTCAAACTGCGACTTGTCGCAATCTATCGTCAACAACAAGTCATTATGCCCAAAGGGGATGTTGTCATTGAAGCCGGTGATGAAATCTTCTTTCTGTCAGAGACCAAACACATCCCCACCATTCTTCAAGAATTCCGTAAACGTCGAGTCAAACCTTCTCGAAACATTATGATTGGTGGTGGAGGCAATATCGGCTTCCACCTCGCTCAAGCGCTAGAACAAGACCACCAAGTCAAAATGATTGATCACACAATGCAACAAGCCCGAGAAAATGCAGAAAAGCTTGACCAAACCATTATTATTCATGGTGACATCGCCGACAAAGATTTACTCATAGAAGAAAATATTGACGAGATTGACCTGTTTATTGCCGTCACCAATTCTGACGAGGCCAACATTATCTCAGGGATGCTCGCTAAAAAGCTCGGGGTTCGTCGAGTCATTGCTCTTGTCAACAATCAATCCTATGTAGAAATGATTCAGTTAAACGGCATTGATATTGCGATTTCTGCCGACTCGATTACGACCAACAACTTGTTACACTACACGCGCCAAGGCGACACAATCAAAGCGGTCACTTTGAGAAGAGGTGCAGCAGAAGCAGTTGAAGTCGTTGCGCACGGCAGTGAAAACACCTCAAAAATCATTGGCAGAACAATCGCTGAAATACCTTGGCCCGACAACATTACCGTTGGAGCCATTATTCGAGAAGAAAAAGTCATTATCGCGCACCGTGATGTTGAGATTATGGCCGAAGATCACATGATCATCTTTATTACCGATTCCAGCAGTAATGATGCCTTAAATGAACTGGTCAACCCCAAAGACAGTTCTTGGCTGAGTTAA
- a CDS encoding sigma-54-dependent transcriptional regulator: MRLGKLLIIDDEKDIRDLMQEIFAEEGYKVETAANGEQARTQWRQFLPDIIFLDVWMPDIDGISLLKEIQQESSLPNTKVIMMSGHGTIETAIEATKLGAYDFLEKPLSLAKLTVTAERAMETSRLNQENRQLKQSFPEQFMPVGKSKSVIQLRETIERLSKFTMPVLIEGESGVGKHHIAQALHKTSSRKNSAYVEMSANDFNRLFDETDAQNSLQRLKEADFGTLVISQIEQLSPAGQTILFELIQNQKTHINAETIHLDIRLLALSKGLLEKSVAEGDFHNALYERLKVIPIQVPALRQHTEDIPELIEFFINHFVTHESLEYRHFSVPAQNVLRQYNWPGNLKELKNLVQRLLILGEGEVSDDEVKNYLHESPSTDRSAWEIDTSISLKEAKDRLEATYLSQLLRETGGNVSETAKRSGVERTNLYRKLKTLGIDPKNPF, encoded by the coding sequence ATGAGACTAGGTAAACTATTAATCATTGATGATGAAAAAGACATTCGTGACCTGATGCAGGAAATATTTGCAGAAGAAGGCTATAAGGTTGAAACAGCAGCAAACGGTGAACAAGCACGCACTCAGTGGCGTCAGTTTCTCCCGGACATCATTTTCTTGGATGTCTGGATGCCGGATATTGATGGCATTAGCCTACTTAAAGAAATTCAACAAGAATCCTCACTGCCAAATACCAAAGTAATCATGATGTCCGGTCACGGCACCATTGAAACCGCTATTGAAGCAACCAAACTGGGTGCCTATGATTTTCTAGAAAAACCACTTTCCTTGGCAAAATTGACCGTTACCGCTGAACGCGCAATGGAAACTAGCCGCCTAAACCAAGAAAACCGCCAATTAAAACAGAGTTTTCCAGAGCAGTTTATGCCAGTAGGCAAGAGTAAATCAGTGATTCAGTTGCGTGAAACCATTGAGCGACTGTCGAAATTCACGATGCCAGTTCTGATAGAAGGAGAGTCCGGTGTAGGCAAGCACCATATTGCACAAGCGCTTCATAAAACTTCTTCACGGAAAAACTCTGCCTACGTCGAAATGTCAGCAAATGATTTCAATCGTCTGTTCGATGAAACTGACGCCCAAAACAGTCTACAACGTCTAAAAGAAGCTGATTTTGGAACTTTAGTCATTTCTCAAATTGAGCAATTATCACCGGCCGGTCAAACGATATTATTTGAATTAATCCAAAACCAAAAAACGCATATCAACGCTGAAACGATTCATTTAGATATTCGACTATTAGCTCTCAGCAAAGGACTTCTAGAAAAATCCGTTGCTGAGGGAGATTTTCATAATGCGCTCTACGAACGTTTAAAAGTTATCCCAATTCAAGTACCTGCTCTTCGACAGCACACGGAGGATATTCCTGAACTGATTGAGTTTTTTATTAATCATTTCGTCACTCATGAAAGCTTAGAATATCGTCACTTTAGTGTTCCTGCGCAAAATGTACTTCGTCAATATAATTGGCCGGGAAATCTAAAAGAGCTTAAAAACCTTGTCCAACGCCTATTAATCTTAGGCGAGGGAGAGGTTAGTGATGACGAAGTCAAAAACTATCTGCATGAATCACCCAGCACAGACCGTAGCGCTTGGGAAATCGATACTAGCATCAGTTTAAAAGAAGCCAAAGACCGGCTTGAAGCGACTTATCTCAGTCAATTGCTTCGTGAAACCGGTGGCAACGTTTCAGAAACCGCGAAACGTTCCGGCGTTGAACGAACCAACTTATACCGGAAACTCAAAACATTGGGTATTGATCCCAAAAACCCTTTTTGA
- a CDS encoding ATP-binding protein — translation MRTFGRFLKQYGWTTLLFIALVIALMIMSQILQNASEFADAYSALLFASWIGIAVLLGLFIKTLWSLYNKLKKKVPGTKITIRLSLLATLLMGIPAITIFAFSMNFIQQGITQWFDVKTETALGNAAELVRYTLDNKTRESLNLTMTITREQSDLLASFPITGVSNLRRLLNAEEVALYQTNQQLIAFSSRDNAQILPKPPGDNLFQQVRQNTTYAAIEQSDDGLESFIRILIPFNDNFNNDYALQAIFLIPKNITEMADSVATANSQYLELSYLKGPLTTSFTLILTMVVLLTIVTAILFSIRAIDNFTQPIRVLTRGTRAVSQGDYNIQMPVRERDEFGELILSFNDMIEKISKARNDLRISHQQTEVQKLYLQGVIQNLSSGVITFDGRQSVRSMNEAAEQILNCRFEDIKNATPEEISSQSPQLHEAIQELFTEIKPKFANKDKRKHWELRFDYRCKQAHKILMLHGTSLSAKTQNTAGYVLLIDDITELVQAQLNKAWSDVARRLAHEIKNPLTPIQLSAERLNFKLSRKLDGDDLDLLNRMTNTITDQVAAMQKLVQAFSDYAKPPEVYLKPTELNALLTSIADMYQNSQWKLELELVEPAPQVMADLSRLRQLFHNMIKNALEACENQDNTKVKLTTRLLDSETYQITVCDNGRGMPEEAQNWIFEPYATDKPKGTGLGLAIVRKIIDEHHGTISVKTSPNEGTCFIINLPIITPAKAPNTLTETRE, via the coding sequence ATGAGGACATTTGGACGTTTTTTAAAACAATACGGCTGGACAACATTGCTGTTTATTGCACTGGTCATTGCCTTGATGATAATGAGCCAGATTTTACAGAATGCCTCCGAATTTGCCGATGCCTACTCAGCATTGCTATTTGCCTCTTGGATTGGTATCGCTGTATTACTTGGCCTCTTTATAAAAACCCTGTGGTCTCTCTATAACAAGCTGAAAAAGAAAGTTCCGGGTACAAAAATCACCATTCGTTTAAGCTTACTGGCAACCCTTTTGATGGGCATTCCTGCCATAACGATTTTTGCTTTCTCAATGAATTTCATCCAACAAGGGATTACCCAGTGGTTTGATGTCAAAACCGAAACGGCACTTGGGAATGCTGCTGAACTTGTTCGCTATACATTGGATAACAAAACCCGTGAAAGCTTAAACCTCACAATGACCATTACCCGTGAACAGAGCGATCTTCTAGCAAGTTTCCCGATTACCGGCGTGAGTAATCTTCGCCGCCTACTGAATGCAGAAGAAGTCGCTCTGTATCAAACCAACCAACAGTTAATTGCTTTCAGCAGCCGTGACAATGCCCAGATTCTGCCTAAACCTCCCGGCGACAACTTATTTCAACAGGTTCGACAAAACACCACCTATGCGGCAATTGAGCAGTCCGACGATGGTTTAGAATCTTTCATTCGCATCCTTATTCCGTTCAACGACAACTTTAATAACGATTATGCATTACAAGCGATTTTTCTCATTCCAAAAAACATCACGGAAATGGCTGATTCTGTCGCGACAGCAAATAGTCAGTACCTGGAACTTTCCTATCTGAAAGGACCTCTTACAACCAGTTTCACCTTGATTTTGACCATGGTGGTATTACTGACCATTGTGACCGCTATTCTATTCAGCATTCGCGCCATTGATAATTTCACACAGCCAATTCGCGTACTGACGCGCGGAACCCGAGCGGTTTCCCAAGGAGACTACAATATTCAAATGCCAGTCAGGGAACGTGATGAATTTGGCGAACTGATTCTGTCGTTTAATGACATGATTGAAAAAATATCCAAAGCCCGAAATGATTTACGCATCAGTCATCAACAGACAGAAGTTCAAAAACTTTATCTGCAAGGGGTCATTCAAAATCTTTCCAGTGGGGTAATTACTTTCGATGGCCGACAAAGCGTTCGCAGTATGAATGAAGCCGCTGAACAAATCTTAAACTGTCGCTTTGAAGACATTAAAAATGCGACCCCGGAAGAAATCTCAAGCCAAAGCCCTCAACTTCACGAAGCAATTCAAGAGCTGTTCACCGAAATCAAACCGAAATTTGCCAACAAAGACAAACGAAAACATTGGGAACTTAGATTTGATTACCGTTGCAAACAAGCACACAAAATCCTTATGCTTCACGGCACATCTTTATCTGCAAAAACCCAAAACACAGCTGGATACGTATTGCTGATTGATGACATTACCGAACTGGTTCAAGCACAACTTAACAAAGCTTGGAGCGATGTCGCTCGTCGCCTAGCGCATGAAATCAAAAACCCGTTAACGCCCATTCAACTATCGGCGGAACGCTTAAACTTTAAACTCAGTCGCAAGCTAGATGGCGATGATTTAGACCTGCTTAATCGCATGACCAATACCATTACCGATCAAGTGGCCGCCATGCAAAAACTCGTACAAGCGTTTAGTGATTACGCAAAACCGCCAGAAGTGTATTTAAAACCAACGGAACTAAACGCTCTGCTAACGTCCATTGCTGACATGTATCAAAACTCACAATGGAAACTTGAACTTGAACTTGTTGAGCCTGCACCACAAGTCATGGCAGACCTTTCTCGCTTGAGACAACTATTCCATAACATGATTAAAAACGCACTCGAAGCCTGTGAAAATCAAGACAACACGAAAGTTAAACTGACCACACGACTGCTAGACTCGGAAACCTATCAAATTACCGTTTGTGATAATGGTCGAGGCATGCCTGAAGAGGCACAAAACTGGATTTTCGAACCTTATGCAACGGATAAACCCAAAGGAACTGGGTTAGGCCTTGCTATTGTGCGTAAAATCATTGATGAACATCATGGAACAATTTCCGTGAAGACTTCACCAAATGAAGGTACCTGCTTTATAATCAACCTTCCAATTATCACGCCTGCCAAGGCACCCAATACGCTAACTGAGACGCGCGAATGA